In a single window of the uncultured Dysgonomonas sp. genome:
- the nadD gene encoding nicotinate (nicotinamide) nucleotide adenylyltransferase, whose translation MQKETGEKIQTGIMCGSFNPLHMGHIMIADYICAFENLDEVWMVVTPRCPSDKSADMAAAAIRLDILTRFCLPYQHIWPCDIELRLSPPYYTINTIIALKEQYPEREFILLLGEDNWINFHYWYRSEQIRKEVSILIYPRKDSKASDNLPENVRKVSAPLIGISSTFIRNAIKEDKDIRSFLPIGEYEYLIENKIYIK comes from the coding sequence ATGCAGAAAGAAACGGGTGAAAAAATACAGACAGGTATCATGTGCGGGTCATTCAACCCTTTACATATGGGACATATTATGATCGCCGATTATATATGTGCTTTCGAGAATCTGGATGAAGTATGGATGGTAGTTACTCCACGTTGCCCTTCGGATAAGAGTGCCGATATGGCAGCTGCCGCAATACGATTGGATATTTTAACCCGTTTTTGTCTCCCGTATCAGCATATATGGCCTTGCGATATAGAGCTAAGGTTATCCCCGCCTTATTATACGATAAATACGATAATTGCCCTCAAAGAGCAGTATCCCGAGCGTGAATTTATATTATTGTTAGGTGAAGATAATTGGATCAACTTTCATTATTGGTATCGGAGCGAACAGATAAGAAAAGAAGTTTCTATATTGATTTATCCAAGAAAAGATAGCAAGGCTAGTGACAATCTACCCGAAAATGTACGAAAAGTAAGCGCTCCTCTGATTGGAATATCTTCTACCTTTATAAGAAATGCAATAAAGGAAGATAAAGATATCCGCAGTTTTCTGCCTATTGGAGAATATGAATATCTCATCGAGAATAAGATTTATATTAAATAA